From one Pseudoliparis swirei isolate HS2019 ecotype Mariana Trench chromosome 5, NWPU_hadal_v1, whole genome shotgun sequence genomic stretch:
- the si:ch211-191a24.4 gene encoding MARVEL domain-containing protein 3: MSQPPRSNRGHRERNGGHRQPRESRDDRRSSPDRSSSRPPYHPREAESPPRHAQEVPREESKCTHVCSSRGIVLICSVLTNSLVLICVITAQMVSSGMSSRGGLVGFNINSNFNLQGTELQKVRDLDMQYSQMRAPGVYGGIPFTLTMGVLSLLFVVAGNKPPHRMSRRLLFGALVFQAVGAVVYVVAVGLYLHFIIGVNATDVCQQRERLYARNGYTWMSCDVGGADAAVALFGLITAILYTAGTVLTFQTIRRVRRYLQERKRREADKQRARASPQRAPLTAETSTV, translated from the exons ATGAGCCAGCCGCCCCGTTCAAACCGGGGACACCGGGAGAGAAACGGGGGACACCGACAGCCACGAGAGTCTCGCGATGACAGACGCTCATCGCCCGACAG GTCTTCGTCTCGACCCCCATACCACCCCAGAGAGGCCGAGTCCCCTCCCCGACATGCCCAGGAAGTCCCTCGAGAGGAATCCAAATGCACACACGTTTGCTCCAGTAGAG GCATCGTGCTGATCTGCTCGGTGCTCACCAACTCCCTGGTCCTGATCTGCGTGATCACAGCTCAGATGGTGTCATCAGGAATGTCCTCCAGGGGCGGTCTGGTCGGCTTCAACATCAACTCCAACTTCAACCTGCAGGGCACCGAGCTGCAGAAGGTGCGAGACCTGGACATGCAGTACAGCCAGATGAGGGCGCCGGGCGTCTACGGCGGCATCCCCTTCACCCTCACCATGGGGGTCCTGTCACTGCTGTTTGTGGTCGCCGGGAACAAACCGCCCCACCGCATGTCCCGGAGGCTTCTGTTCGGCGCGCTGGTGTTCCAGGCGGTGGGCGCAGTGGTGTACGTGGTGGCCGTGGGGCTTTACCTCCACTTCATCATCGGGGTCAACGCCACGGACGTGTGCCAGCAGCGCGAGAGGCTGTACGCCCGCAACGGCTACACCTGGATGAGCTGCGACGTGGGCGGGGCCGACGCCGCCGTGGCCCTGTTCGGGCTCATCACGGCCATCCTGTACACCGCCGGCACGGTGCTCACCTTCCAGACGATCCGGAGGGTGCGGCGCTACCTGCAGGAGCGGAAACGCCGGGAGGCCGACAAGCAGCGGGCCCGGGCCAGCCCACAGAGGGCCCCGCTGACGGCCGAAACCAGCACCGTGTGA
- the c5h8orf82 gene encoding UPF0598 protein C8orf82 homolog, whose product MLFLRTTARRCRGLAAPRCLPVGHNASRSTATYVQGQSPEPRIREYFYYIDHQGQLFLDDTKVKNFVTCFKDQPFLIFFFSRLRSNRSGRYEEDFPFLSPCGRERNFVRCDDRPVVFTHLLQSPAGSPGVTADRELLSYCGGAEKLSAPFRPEALYMHPASGRLYHPCSERAGGGGVGLVRSALAIELSPFFVYAAEHDQSGQPTHFHWGGRKHTLTNELAGCFPTAEETSGQQDGPG is encoded by the exons ATGCTGTTCCTCCGGACTACCGCCCGCCGCTGCAGAGGCCTGGCCGCCCCGCGCTGCCTGCCCGTCGGCCACAATGCCTCCAGATCCACCGCTACATACGTCCAGGGCCAGAGCCCGGAGCCGCGGATCCGGGAGTACTTCTACTATATTGACCACCAAggacag ctgttccttGATGACACTAAAGTGAAGAACTTTGTCACCTGCTTCaaag ACCAACCGTTCCtgatcttcttcttcagtcGGCTGCGGTCAAATCGGAGTGGTCGTTATGAGGAGGACTTCCCCTTCCTGTCCCCGTGTGGCAGGGAGAGGAACTTTGTGCGCTGCGATGACCGCCCCGTGGTCTTCACCCACCTGCTGCAGAGCCCCGCGGGGTCGCCGGGGGTCACGGCAGATCGGGAGCTGCTGTCGTACTGCGGTGGGGCAGAGAAGCTGTCCGCCCCGTTCCGCCCGGAGGCGCTGTACATGCACCCCGCCAGCGGGCGACTCTACCACCCGTGCTCGGAGCGCGCGGGCGGAGGCGGGGTCGGCCTGGTCAGGTCGGCTCTGGCCATCGAGCTCAGCCCGTTCTTCGTCTACGCTGCGGAGCACGACCAATCGGGACAGCCGACGCACTTCCACTGGGGTGGGCGGAAGCACACACTGACCAATGAGCTCGCGGGATGCTTCCCCACCGCAGAGGAGACCAGCGGGCAGCAGGATGGACCGGGATAA